In Pyrus communis chromosome 11, drPyrComm1.1, whole genome shotgun sequence, the sequence ATACTGGCGACGGCGGCCTTGGCGGAGGAAGACAGCCTGGTGTCGTTGAGATAAACTGCATATGGTTATGAGAGGTATGGGAGCCGCGTAGTTGCATGAGCCTTCATGGTCGTAGTCACAGTTATAAACAGTACGACCGCCATGCAAAATACAATTTTGTTGACGCTGGCCGTTTCTCAGAAATATTAACAACTTAACAAGAATATAATTGATGGGTGGGTTCAATATCTAAAACTCATCCACCTTAATTTGGATGAGAAACTATATATGCTCGATTGTACAGATATATACACTACTTTTTAGACCAATATTGGAAGGTAAATTAATGATTATTTCAAATGAATATGGGAATTAGGCAAGGTAATGGTTACAACATATGTCATATATTTACTGATTAGGCAAATTAATGATTACAACATATGGtatatttgataattattttgattttcttttgcaaATATAAAAGAAGATTCAAGCGACATTAGGAGAGGAAATCAAGTCAAGCACATGCCCTAGGTCAACTAATGATCTATCGATCAAATATATAAAGCATAAAATTTGCAACTTAAAATACTATTACTCAAAGCAAAATCATTGTCAAAGTGAATCGTCGTAATGCAACATATCAATAtaacaagaaattttttattgtaccGAATATACGGACGGATAaactaaatataataatataattgattGATGTACCGAACTAGATTCTTGAGATACTTCTCTCCAATataacatatattatatatataaacacaaacAACATAACATATTAATACAACTTACAGAAACACAAACGTCATTTactaataaaacaaataaattgtaTCTCGAATTACGCATCTGCTTCATTCACGCAGCCATGCAGCCAATCCCGTAGCGAGTACTCGGAAACACAAGAAACAAGCCGCTGCACACGATTCCCACCATCAACGGGAAACTCTCCATCACTTCATCCATGTCCTTCTCGTGCCCCGGAAACAAACAGTCCGTCACGCGGCGGTCCGAAAATGCGATCGCCACGAACACCATGACGGACATAATGGCATGAACGAAGTCCGACAGCCCCAACTTGTACCTCTCCTCCTTCGGCACCTCCACCATCAAGCCCGGCTTAAACACCGCTAGCCCTTTCTGCGTCACGAACCCGTAGTACAACTTCCCGTCCGGACCACGGAAACTGTCCGTGAAGTGGAAGAAAAAGCATGAGAGGGCGCACATACCCAAGAGCCCGTACGTCATCATGGTGGTGACACGCGTGCACTCCCCGGTTCTGTAGATAGCGGGGAGAACCATCTCAAAGGTTAGGAGAGTGCCCGTGGGAAGAAAGTTGGCCAGCATTGAAGTCTTGGATAGGGTTTTCTGGACCCCTTTCGCAACGGCACGCCGTTTGCGGCCGTGCAAGTGGTCCGGGTTCAGTCGGAGCAGGGGCAGAGGCTGagatgaagaagaaggtggCGGTGGCTTTGGTGGTGATTTGGTGGACTCGTCGTCGTGTGGATCCCCGTAGACTGCATTATTGTAGATTTTGATTCCGACGCCGTCAGTCGTTTGGTCCATTCTTGCAGTTGTTCTCTCTCTGGGAAAGTTCGATCGATTGGTTTTGTGGATATGGATTTTAACTTTGGAACGGTTtctgaattatatatataaaggttTTGTCAATTCAAAATTTAGGTAGTCATCAACGGTTATTTGGAGAACTGTTAACTGGTTTATATAATTATCTGTTTTGTTTTTCCGAaataattcaaataatttacaaacatatatatattttcctgTTAATTCGAGGTCTCTAAATTTGATTCTCCATGTTAGCATACAACAACGATTAGATCATTTCCCCTAtgactaataaaaaaaaatttcatgctCTTGGAACGTCATGACTCATAAGAGTATTCTAAAGCATTGTCATGTAGACAAGTTAATACACATTTCAATCCAGCTACTTAGTAGTACGGTCTAGTTAGTGGTAtgttttttcacttataagtaaagattttaggttcgattgtcgctaaagacgaatttgaaccacattatgggctggtttggtattgctgtgcattgaagaaaaactatttctgctgtgctatgagaataaacagctgtgaaataaaacagtaaagtgtttggtaaacttttttgtaaaagtgcttttaacgaAAAAAGCAGTGTTAAAGTGtgtggtaaatttttatgtaaaactgTTGCAACAGTGTAAACTGACTAACAAAGATATGATAttgaatattatataataattttttttatcttttcttttattatgaCATTTATAAGATTTATATAAACTATTTATAAACAGTTGTGAGAGGACGAAAGTGAGACGTGGCGGGGTCGACGATGAAGTCGACGGGTATaatgtataatttatttaattgctaaAGGCCATTTTGGGTAttgaaaaatttcattaaaggcCTCAACGCGTCTTGCTAAATCAGTTTGCACAGAAGTTGGGCAAGcaaaaaaagccgatttttcaaagctgggttttatgtttttggcttttttcacccaaaattgtgaaaaaaaagctgaagttgaatgtttaccaaaccaGGGCTTAGCCTAGTGTGAGACTTAGCCCACTCCCCTactcctttagtgtagataatatcgtttgttaataaaaaaaatacacatctCAATGCATGATTTTGGAATTATCAAAAA encodes:
- the LOC137749323 gene encoding protein DMP8-like; protein product: MDQTTDGVGIKIYNNAVYGDPHDDESTKSPPKPPPPSSSSQPLPLLRLNPDHLHGRKRRAVAKGVQKTLSKTSMLANFLPTGTLLTFEMVLPAIYRTGECTRVTTMMTYGLLGMCALSCFFFHFTDSFRGPDGKLYYGFVTQKGLAVFKPGLMVEVPKEERYKLGLSDFVHAIMSVMVFVAIAFSDRRVTDCLFPGHEKDMDEVMESFPLMVGIVCSGLFLVFPSTRYGIGCMAA